The following are from one region of the Ignavibacteriales bacterium genome:
- a CDS encoding PAS domain S-box protein, translated as MKKSPLPRRTIPWFLITIFLSLAAGIFITGFFFYQDQQERIKIAAQNDLAAFADLKAGQIAQWRQERIIDAELTCNNAAIARQVEIYFKTPEKTSPKQDLFKFMKSFQDHAGYRSILLLDAKRNVRLSVSNHDDSVCSYGHTIFKEVLLYRQITFSDLHCSKSVPYVHIDLIVPIFSPDRSDSTIIGTLLLRIDPQVVLFPLIKTWPTPSRTSETLLLEQVGDSVVYLNELRHRKNTTLTLRMPISNEQLPASMAARGIERNVEGKDYRSVPVLAAIRKIQNTPWFMIAKVDQEEIYAPLRSQTWIAVIGMFLFLLAAGGIIVSWWRHQQAKFYRDKYLAEVERQALMKHFDYIIKYANDCILLINMDGRIKEVNDQACKVYGYTREEFAQLRIHDLRSERTRLSVDKQMNQVAERGGLVFETEHRRKDGTVFPVEVSSRFIKIDETRFYQSIIRDITERKRAEEKLRSLASRNDAILSSVPDIIMEVDNNKVYTWANRAGIEFFGEDVLGKEAAFYFEGEQETYQKVQPIFIGDENVIYVESWQRRKDGEKRLLAWWCRVLKDENGNVSGALSTARDITDRNRAEEVLKESEERYRQLFELSPDTIFIQSEGNIAFINEAGVHLFGATSKEELIGRRVIHLMHPEYREIVAERIKHLKELKSPVPMIEEKYLRLDGSSVDVEVVASPFLFKGKPAAQVVVRDITQRKLVEQTLRESEDRFRRIFEESPLGMATSNLDFKFIEANATFCRMMGYEENELTSLTFKDITHPEHITGDIESIKRLFAGEIPLYHTEKRYVRKDKRVVWGAATITIVRDMNKRFLYFLAMIEDITERKLGEESLLESEEKYRTLFENSLEGIGLSKGNKVIHANKALLEIFGYDDLDKFLAKPLLEHIAPESQNIIQDMLEKVKKGEPTEKRFTYKIIRKNGEKRDLEIATDHVRIGIEVYTQSTFRDITERKRTEEALRENEEKYRRLFDMESDALFLIDDETGQIIEANAAASTLYGYQHQELLQMRNVDLSAEPDETSRAGKNPTETRIPIRYHRKKDGSVFPIEITATRLSWRGRPAHMPAIRDITERIRSEEALRESEERYRELYTNANIGIYRTTPNGDILLANPQLLNMLGFSSIEALKARNLEQSGFEPSYPRTDFKRKMEQEGEVKGLESAWRRRDGSTIFVRENAKAIHDPDNSILYYDGIAEDITEHKHAEESLRKSEELFKMLVESSPVAIAVFSGATKDIEYVSHRFTQLFGYEQQDIPSLDSWWSFAYPIDEYRNQIESIWNNSVEQAQLEANDTEPLESVITCKDGSSKYIESTFSSMGELTLVFFSDLTQHRMAEEALRQTHAFNDLLIQTMPFGMNIVDEEGNILFVSKAMKEMLTVDVVDMCCWKVYKDNEQQCQDCPLKRGISFGKPDVIETMGILGGKTFQISHVGMMYEGRKAMLEVFQDITEQKKLQQELVQSQKMLSIGTLAGGIAHDFNNILGIILGYTSILPSMKSDPQKFSDGVNAIKQAVDRGAGLVKQILTFARKTDVAFGPLDVPDLTRELVSMLQQTFSKTITFNTEIEIQLPLINADHTQIHQILLNLCVNARDAMPNGGVISIKAYMALGINLRERFPTANEHRYICITVSDTGTGMDETTRNRIFDPFFTTKEKGKGTGLGLSVVYGVVQAHHGFVDVESAVGSGTSFQLYFPVPKESISTLETAKAEKQVHGGNETILVVEDEDLLLDMVQILLETHGYTVLTAKDGMEAVNVYNQHAHEIALVMSDMGLPKLSGDGEFKKLKEINPAVKMILASGFFEPDIKAKLEDAGVRGFLPKPYIIEDVLAKIREALD; from the coding sequence ATGAAAAAAAGTCCTCTACCCAGACGGACAATCCCCTGGTTCCTCATCACCATTTTCCTGTCTTTGGCAGCCGGCATTTTCATCACAGGATTTTTTTTCTATCAAGATCAACAAGAACGCATCAAAATTGCGGCACAGAATGATCTTGCTGCTTTCGCAGATTTGAAAGCAGGACAAATTGCACAGTGGCGACAAGAACGCATTATCGATGCCGAGCTTACCTGCAACAATGCGGCGATCGCTCGTCAAGTTGAGATATATTTCAAGACCCCAGAGAAAACAAGTCCCAAACAAGATCTCTTCAAATTTATGAAATCCTTCCAGGACCATGCGGGGTACAGGTCTATTCTTCTGCTTGATGCAAAAAGAAATGTTCGTTTGTCAGTATCCAATCATGATGATTCTGTTTGTTCATATGGACACACAATTTTTAAAGAAGTACTCCTTTATCGGCAAATTACTTTTTCTGATTTACACTGTTCGAAAAGTGTTCCATACGTGCACATCGATTTGATTGTTCCCATTTTCTCTCCGGATCGGAGCGATAGCACGATCATCGGTACGCTACTCCTACGTATTGATCCGCAGGTAGTTCTCTTTCCGCTCATCAAAACATGGCCAACACCAAGCCGTACATCCGAGACACTGCTGCTCGAGCAAGTTGGGGACAGCGTCGTCTATTTAAATGAGCTTCGTCACCGGAAAAATACGACGCTGACATTGCGCATGCCAATTTCTAACGAACAACTTCCCGCATCGATGGCAGCACGCGGAATTGAAAGAAATGTAGAAGGAAAAGATTATCGCAGTGTTCCTGTCCTTGCAGCAATTAGAAAAATTCAAAATACTCCATGGTTTATGATAGCTAAAGTTGATCAGGAAGAAATTTATGCACCTCTTCGTTCACAAACATGGATCGCGGTTATTGGGATGTTTCTCTTCCTCCTTGCAGCCGGCGGCATTATCGTGTCCTGGTGGCGGCATCAACAGGCAAAATTCTATCGCGATAAATATTTAGCCGAAGTGGAGCGCCAAGCCCTTATGAAGCACTTCGATTATATCATTAAGTATGCGAATGACTGTATATTATTAATCAATATGGATGGCCGGATCAAAGAAGTGAACGACCAGGCATGCAAGGTATATGGTTACACACGAGAAGAATTTGCACAATTACGTATTCACGATCTCCGTTCAGAGAGAACTCGCCTTTCCGTTGATAAGCAAATGAACCAAGTTGCAGAGCGAGGCGGATTAGTGTTTGAAACAGAGCACCGGCGGAAAGATGGCACAGTGTTTCCTGTCGAAGTTAGTTCACGGTTCATTAAGATTGACGAAACGAGGTTTTACCAAAGCATCATACGCGATATTACTGAGCGCAAGCGCGCAGAAGAAAAATTACGATCATTAGCTTCGCGTAATGATGCAATCCTTTCGTCCGTTCCTGATATTATTATGGAAGTAGACAACAATAAAGTCTATACGTGGGCAAACCGTGCGGGTATAGAATTCTTTGGAGAAGATGTCCTTGGTAAAGAAGCAGCGTTTTATTTCGAAGGTGAACAAGAGACCTATCAAAAAGTTCAACCTATTTTTATCGGCGATGAAAACGTTATCTATGTTGAAAGCTGGCAGCGGCGTAAGGACGGTGAAAAACGTTTGTTGGCTTGGTGGTGCCGTGTGTTGAAAGACGAAAATGGAAATGTGTCAGGGGCGTTATCGACAGCACGCGATATCACCGATCGCAATCGCGCAGAAGAAGTCTTAAAAGAAAGTGAAGAGCGGTACAGGCAATTATTTGAACTCTCGCCCGATACGATTTTTATCCAAAGCGAAGGCAACATTGCATTCATCAATGAGGCAGGTGTTCATTTGTTTGGGGCAACAAGCAAGGAAGAACTCATTGGACGACGAGTCATACATCTCATGCATCCTGAGTATCGTGAAATTGTTGCGGAGAGAATAAAACACCTGAAAGAGTTGAAATCACCTGTACCGATGATTGAAGAGAAGTATTTACGTTTGGATGGTTCTTCAGTTGATGTCGAAGTAGTTGCAAGTCCTTTTCTGTTTAAAGGGAAACCAGCGGCGCAAGTTGTTGTACGAGATATCACTCAACGAAAGCTGGTAGAACAAACCTTGCGAGAAAGTGAAGATCGATTCCGAAGAATATTCGAGGAAAGTCCGCTGGGAATGGCAACTTCTAATTTAGATTTCAAATTTATTGAAGCCAATGCAACTTTTTGCAGAATGATGGGTTATGAAGAAAACGAATTGACCTCCCTCACCTTCAAAGATATTACACATCCAGAACATATCACGGGTGATATAGAATCGATTAAAAGACTTTTTGCTGGAGAAATACCTCTATACCATACTGAGAAGCGCTACGTACGAAAAGATAAAAGAGTTGTCTGGGGGGCGGCAACTATTACAATTGTCCGCGATATGAATAAAAGATTTTTATACTTTCTCGCTATGATCGAGGATATCACCGAACGCAAGCTTGGAGAAGAATCGTTACTTGAAAGCGAAGAAAAATATCGGACACTTTTTGAAAACTCTCTTGAAGGAATCGGTCTTTCCAAAGGAAATAAGGTAATCCATGCCAACAAAGCATTGCTTGAAATCTTTGGCTATGATGATTTAGACAAATTCCTTGCCAAACCATTACTAGAACATATTGCTCCTGAATCGCAAAATATAATCCAGGATATGCTCGAAAAAGTTAAAAAAGGAGAACCAACTGAAAAGAGGTTTACTTATAAAATAATTCGTAAAAATGGCGAAAAGAGAGACTTAGAAATCGCTACAGATCATGTAAGGATTGGAATTGAGGTTTATACACAAAGCACGTTCCGTGATATCACCGAACGCAAACGCACTGAAGAAGCACTTCGCGAAAACGAAGAAAAGTATCGTCGATTGTTTGATATGGAATCTGATGCTCTCTTCCTGATCGATGACGAAACGGGTCAGATCATTGAAGCTAATGCAGCCGCCTCCACTCTGTACGGATACCAGCACCAGGAATTGCTACAGATGCGTAATGTGGATCTATCGGCAGAACCAGATGAGACAAGCCGTGCAGGCAAAAATCCTACTGAAACTCGTATTCCGATCCGCTACCATCGAAAAAAAGATGGGTCAGTATTCCCGATAGAGATCACGGCTACCCGACTCAGCTGGCGAGGTCGTCCAGCCCATATGCCCGCTATTCGGGATATCACAGAACGGATTCGGTCAGAAGAGGCGCTACGAGAAAGCGAAGAACGATATCGGGAATTGTATACGAATGCTAATATTGGAATCTATCGTACGACACCAAATGGAGACATTCTTCTTGCCAATCCACAGCTTCTTAACATGCTCGGGTTTTCCTCGATCGAAGCGCTCAAGGCCCGTAATCTAGAACAATCAGGATTTGAACCATCTTATCCAAGAACTGATTTCAAGCGAAAAATGGAACAGGAAGGAGAGGTAAAGGGTCTTGAATCAGCTTGGCGGCGAAGAGATGGTTCAACTATTTTTGTCCGTGAAAATGCGAAAGCGATCCACGATCCGGATAACTCCATACTCTATTACGATGGGATAGCAGAAGACATTACAGAACATAAACATGCTGAAGAAAGTCTAAGAAAGAGTGAAGAGCTTTTCAAAATGCTCGTAGAATCTTCTCCAGTTGCGATCGCCGTGTTCTCCGGCGCAACAAAAGACATCGAGTACGTCAGCCATCGATTTACTCAATTGTTCGGGTACGAACAACAGGACATCCCTTCCCTGGATTCTTGGTGGTCATTTGCATACCCTATCGACGAATATCGGAATCAAATAGAATCTATCTGGAACAATTCTGTAGAACAAGCACAACTCGAGGCTAATGACACCGAACCCCTGGAATCTGTAATTACGTGCAAGGATGGTTCCAGTAAGTATATCGAATCTACATTCTCATCGATGGGGGAACTCACGCTCGTCTTCTTTTCCGATCTCACTCAACACCGGATGGCAGAAGAGGCGCTTCGCCAAACGCACGCCTTTAACGATCTGCTCATCCAGACAATGCCATTCGGGATGAACATTGTTGATGAAGAAGGAAATATCCTTTTTGTCAGTAAAGCTATGAAGGAAATGCTTACAGTCGATGTTGTAGATATGTGTTGCTGGAAAGTGTACAAAGACAACGAACAGCAATGCCAAGACTGTCCATTGAAGAGAGGAATCTCATTTGGCAAACCAGATGTTATTGAAACAATGGGTATCTTAGGCGGTAAAACTTTCCAGATCAGTCATGTGGGTATGATGTACGAAGGACGCAAGGCGATGCTGGAGGTTTTCCAAGACATTACCGAACAAAAGAAGCTTCAGCAAGAGTTAGTGCAATCTCAAAAGATGCTTAGCATTGGTACACTCGCAGGCGGAATTGCACATGATTTCAACAATATTCTTGGGATTATTCTCGGGTATACTTCCATTCTTCCCTCGATGAAAAGTGATCCACAGAAATTTTCCGACGGAGTGAATGCGATCAAACAAGCAGTCGATCGAGGCGCAGGATTGGTCAAGCAAATTCTTACTTTTGCCCGCAAGACTGACGTTGCATTCGGACCATTAGATGTTCCCGATCTTACGCGAGAACTTGTATCGATGCTGCAACAGACATTTTCAAAAACCATCACCTTCAACACAGAAATAGAAATACAGCTTCCCCTCATTAATGCCGATCATACACAAATTCATCAGATATTACTCAATCTCTGCGTCAATGCACGGGACGCTATGCCCAACGGCGGTGTCATTTCAATTAAAGCGTATATGGCACTAGGTATTAATTTGCGGGAACGCTTCCCAACGGCAAATGAGCATCGTTACATCTGCATAACTGTATCCGATACCGGAACAGGGATGGATGAAACGACTCGCAATAGAATTTTCGATCCGTTCTTCACAACAAAAGAAAAAGGGAAAGGAACAGGATTGGGACTTTCTGTAGTGTACGGTGTTGTTCAAGCTCACCACGGTTTCGTGGACGTGGAAAGCGCGGTCGGAAGCGGAACGAGTTTCCAGCTATACTTCCCTGTTCCAAAGGAAAGCATTTCTACTCTTGAAACAGCTAAAGCAGAAAAACAAGTTCACGGCGGAAACGAGACTATTCTTGTTGTGGAAGATGAAGACTTACTGCTCGATATGGTACAGATTCTTCTTGAAACGCACGGTTATACTGTGCTAACGGCTAAAGACGGTATGGAAGCGGTGAATGTATACAACCAGCATGCACACGAGATTGCACTCGTTATGAGTGACATGGGTTTGCCAAAATTGTCGGGCGATGGTGAATTTAAAAAACTCAAAGAAATAAACCCTGCAGTGAAAATGATATTAGCCAGCGGATTTTTTGAACCAGATATAAAAGCAAAATTGGAAGATGCCGGCGTACGGGGATTTTTACCAAAGCCATACATCATTGAAGATGTGCTCGCAAAAATCAGGGAAGCGTTAGATTAA
- the hypD gene encoding hydrogenase formation protein HypD, with amino-acid sequence MRYVDEYRNAASAEKLMKEIHRVVTHAWTIMEICGGQTHTIVKSGIDDLLPSSLTLVHGPGCPVCVTPLELIDKAVAIASRSDVIFTSFGDMLRVPGSEKDLLTVKAQSGDVRIVYSPLDALKLAQQNPGKKIVFFAVGFETTAPANAMSVWQAKKLGLKNFFILCSHVLVPPAMEAILSSPLNRVQGFLAAGHVCTVMGYEEYIPLASKYRVPIVITGFEPVDILQGILMTVKQLEEGRAEVENQYARAVRQEGNRSAQALMSKVFEVGDRAWRGIGIIPKSGYRLRDEFAAFDAENVFDVSTIHTQESSLCIAGQVMQGLKKPYDCPAFGIQCTPEHPLGAPMVSSEGACAAYFHYGKMNR; translated from the coding sequence ATGCGCTACGTTGATGAATATCGGAATGCTGCTTCAGCGGAAAAGCTGATGAAGGAAATCCACAGAGTTGTTACTCACGCTTGGACAATCATGGAAATCTGCGGCGGACAGACACATACGATTGTTAAATCCGGGATTGATGATCTGCTTCCTTCCAGCCTTACGCTCGTGCACGGACCCGGATGTCCGGTGTGCGTCACTCCACTTGAACTCATCGACAAAGCAGTCGCCATTGCATCACGATCGGACGTCATCTTCACCTCATTCGGTGATATGCTTCGAGTGCCGGGCTCAGAAAAAGATTTGCTCACAGTGAAAGCTCAAAGCGGCGATGTCCGTATTGTCTATTCTCCACTTGACGCGTTGAAACTTGCCCAGCAAAATCCTGGTAAAAAAATTGTATTCTTTGCCGTAGGATTCGAGACGACCGCTCCTGCAAACGCAATGTCCGTTTGGCAGGCAAAAAAACTTGGTCTGAAGAATTTTTTCATTCTTTGTTCGCATGTGCTTGTGCCGCCTGCGATGGAAGCAATTCTATCGTCACCACTCAATCGTGTTCAGGGATTTCTCGCGGCTGGACACGTCTGCACTGTGATGGGATATGAAGAATATATTCCACTCGCATCCAAGTATCGCGTTCCGATTGTCATAACAGGCTTTGAACCGGTCGACATTCTTCAAGGAATTTTGATGACGGTGAAACAGCTTGAAGAAGGACGTGCAGAAGTTGAGAACCAATACGCACGGGCGGTTCGACAGGAAGGCAATCGTTCAGCGCAAGCATTAATGAGTAAAGTATTTGAGGTCGGAGATAGAGCTTGGCGCGGTATCGGAATAATTCCAAAGAGCGGTTATCGATTACGTGATGAGTTTGCAGCGTTTGACGCCGAGAACGTGTTTGATGTTTCAACCATCCATACGCAAGAATCGTCGTTGTGCATTGCAGGTCAAGTAATGCAAGGATTAAAAAAACCATACGATTGTCCGGCATTTGGAATTCAGTGTACACCAGAACATCCGCTTGGCGCTCCCATGGTTTCCTCCGAGGGCGCATGCGCAGCGTATTTTCATTATGGAAAAATGAATCGTTGA
- a CDS encoding four helix bundle protein — MIQSYRDLKVYHAAYDLIMQLFWLTKRFPKEELYSLTDQMRRSSRSVASNIVEGWAKRYYENVFERHLVDAIGSNEETKVWILFAFDCKYITEEDNKTLLQKCDDVGKMLHGLIENWKTYE, encoded by the coding sequence ATGATTCAATCCTATCGCGATTTGAAAGTATACCATGCCGCCTATGATCTTATAATGCAATTATTTTGGTTAACGAAACGTTTTCCAAAAGAAGAATTGTATTCTCTCACAGATCAAATGCGAAGATCATCGCGCTCGGTTGCTTCAAACATTGTTGAAGGATGGGCAAAACGATATTATGAGAATGTTTTTGAACGTCATTTAGTTGATGCAATTGGATCAAACGAAGAAACAAAAGTGTGGATATTATTTGCTTTCGATTGCAAGTATATTACTGAAGAGGACAACAAGACACTGCTTCAGAAATGCGATGATGTTGGCAAAATGCTCCATGGTCTCATCGAAAACTGGAAAACATATGAATAA
- a CDS encoding HypC/HybG/HupF family hydrogenase formation chaperone encodes MCLAIPGKVLEIDNAVSPIMGKVSFGGIKKEICLELVPEVKIGNYVIVHVGFAISMMDEAEAQETLKLIEQMGELGEKSEARSKKSDARSKT; translated from the coding sequence ATGTGTCTAGCAATTCCCGGTAAAGTCTTAGAAATCGATAATGCCGTTTCGCCAATCATGGGCAAAGTAAGTTTCGGCGGTATTAAAAAAGAAATCTGTCTCGAACTTGTTCCGGAAGTGAAAATCGGCAATTACGTTATTGTTCACGTCGGCTTCGCCATCAGCATGATGGATGAAGCGGAAGCGCAGGAAACGCTTAAGCTGATAGAGCAAATGGGAGAGTTGGGAGAAAAATCAGAAGCCAGAAGCAAGAAGTCTGACGCACGAAGTAAGACATAA
- the hypF gene encoding carbamoyltransferase HypF codes for MQQLKRKNLERVRLRVVIHGAVQGVGFRPFVYRLATEMKLPGWVSNSGQGVFIEVESAKDTLNQFLFRLQKEIPPRACIQSLEFLFLDATGFTLFEIRKSDSAGIKTVLVLPDISTCPDCLKDIFDTSNRRYLYPFTNCTNCGSRFSIIEALPYDRPNSSMKKFEMCPDCKAEYENPFDRRFHAQPNACPLCGPKLELWNDKGNVIAERHNALLQAVEILRTGKIVAVKGIGGFHLMVDARNDEAVRRLRTRKHREEKPLALMFPLLEAIKLECEVNEFEERLLLSPESPIVLLKRLTVRNPQSFIASSVAPSNPYLGVMLPYTPLHHILLKELGFPVVATSGNLSDEPICTDENEALHRLNGITDMFLVHNRPIVRHVDDSIVRVIMGRELVLRRARGYAPLPISVGTRHGVSLLAVGAHLKNTIALTSDDNVFISQHIGDLETMESLDAFHRVITDFQMLYETKPAQVVCDLHPDYLSSKFARSTGIPFIEIQHHYAHIASCMAENQLEGKLLGVSWDGTGYGLDGTIWGGEFLLTTETSFEHIATFRSFRLPGGEKAIKEPRRIALGILYEIFGDNIFHDNDLISVQAFTPAELDVLKQMFVKNINMPVTTSAGRLFDAVASLIGLRQIVNYEGQAAMELEFLIQSVESEECYPFGIDEALKLRIVDWRSVFEGILTDIKNHISPSTIAAKFHNTLVEIIVAVAMKIKHNRVVLSGGCFQNKYLTEHTVKRLREEGFRPYWHQRVPPNDGGIALGQAYAALRLQNANRA; via the coding sequence GTGCAACAACTAAAGAGAAAAAATTTAGAAAGAGTACGGCTGAGAGTCGTTATTCACGGCGCGGTGCAGGGCGTAGGATTTCGACCATTCGTCTATCGACTAGCGACAGAGATGAAACTGCCTGGCTGGGTATCGAACTCTGGCCAAGGTGTCTTTATTGAAGTCGAGAGTGCAAAAGATACACTCAATCAGTTTCTGTTTCGTCTGCAGAAAGAAATACCCCCGCGGGCATGTATCCAAAGTTTAGAGTTTTTGTTTCTTGACGCAACCGGCTTCACATTGTTCGAGATTCGTAAAAGCGATTCTGCTGGAATAAAGACTGTGCTGGTTCTTCCCGATATTTCAACCTGTCCTGATTGTTTGAAAGACATCTTCGACACATCAAATCGCCGCTACCTTTATCCTTTTACTAATTGCACAAACTGCGGATCGCGCTTCTCTATTATAGAAGCATTACCGTACGATCGACCGAATTCATCAATGAAGAAATTTGAGATGTGTCCGGATTGTAAAGCAGAGTACGAAAACCCGTTCGACCGTAGATTTCATGCTCAGCCAAACGCATGCCCCCTCTGCGGACCAAAATTAGAATTGTGGAATGATAAAGGAAATGTCATTGCTGAAAGACACAACGCACTTCTTCAAGCAGTGGAAATTCTTCGAACCGGTAAAATTGTCGCCGTTAAAGGGATTGGCGGGTTTCATTTGATGGTTGATGCACGCAACGACGAAGCAGTGCGTCGTCTTCGCACAAGGAAGCATCGGGAAGAGAAACCGCTAGCTCTCATGTTCCCTTTATTAGAAGCAATAAAATTGGAGTGCGAAGTTAACGAATTTGAGGAACGGCTTCTGCTTTCGCCAGAATCACCTATAGTTCTCTTAAAACGTTTAACGGTCCGCAATCCGCAATCCTTCATTGCCAGTTCTGTCGCTCCTTCCAATCCCTATCTCGGCGTGATGCTGCCGTACACGCCGTTGCATCACATCTTATTGAAAGAACTTGGTTTTCCTGTTGTCGCAACAAGCGGCAATTTATCGGACGAACCGATTTGTACTGATGAGAACGAAGCTCTTCATCGACTCAATGGAATTACAGACATGTTTCTTGTTCACAACCGACCGATTGTGCGGCATGTGGATGATTCCATTGTACGTGTTATAATGGGACGCGAGTTGGTACTTCGCCGCGCACGCGGTTATGCACCCTTACCCATTTCTGTAGGGACACGCCATGGCGTGTCCCTACTGGCAGTCGGTGCACATCTCAAGAATACAATTGCGCTGACATCGGACGACAATGTGTTTATCAGTCAGCATATTGGCGATTTGGAAACGATGGAATCGTTAGATGCTTTTCATCGGGTCATCACAGATTTCCAAATGCTCTACGAAACAAAACCTGCACAGGTTGTTTGCGACCTTCATCCCGATTATCTTTCATCGAAGTTTGCTCGAAGCACTGGCATTCCATTCATAGAAATCCAGCATCATTACGCACATATCGCTTCTTGTATGGCGGAGAATCAACTGGAAGGCAAATTGCTCGGCGTATCGTGGGATGGAACAGGGTATGGCCTCGACGGAACTATCTGGGGTGGCGAATTTTTATTAACAACGGAAACATCATTCGAGCATATTGCCACCTTCCGTTCCTTCCGATTGCCAGGTGGAGAAAAAGCTATTAAAGAACCACGGCGCATTGCTCTCGGTATTTTGTACGAGATATTTGGCGATAATATTTTTCACGATAACGATTTGATTTCCGTGCAAGCATTCACACCAGCGGAACTTGATGTGCTTAAACAAATGTTTGTAAAGAACATCAATATGCCTGTTACCACGAGCGCAGGCAGACTTTTTGATGCTGTCGCATCGCTTATTGGACTAAGACAGATCGTGAATTACGAAGGCCAAGCGGCAATGGAATTAGAATTTTTGATACAAAGCGTGGAAAGCGAAGAATGTTATCCCTTTGGAATTGATGAAGCGCTAAAATTAAGGATAGTTGACTGGCGATCAGTTTTTGAGGGAATTCTTACTGATATAAAAAATCACATCAGCCCATCAACCATTGCTGCAAAATTTCATAACACACTTGTTGAAATAATCGTGGCAGTGGCAATGAAGATCAAGCACAACCGCGTGGTGCTTTCCGGTGGATGCTTTCAGAACAAATATCTGACGGAGCACACTGTGAAACGGTTACGTGAAGAAGGATTTCGTCCGTACTGGCATCAGCGGGTACCGCCAAACGACGGGGGAATTGCTTTGGGGCAAGCATATGCCGCTCTCCGTTTGCAAAACGCAAATAGAGCTTGA
- a CDS encoding phenylacetate--CoA ligase, whose product MIWNEYIECMDRERLVKLQGERLSTMIERLYYNVPFYRQKFQKSGIEPGDIKNVDQLKNLPFTTKQDLRDNYPFGLFAVPTSEIVRVHASSGTTGKPTVVGYTRKDLEIWSEVVARTLTSAGGGKNDVLHIAYGYGLFTGGLGIHYGAEKIGATVIPVSGGNTQRQLQLMQDLGSTILACTPSYALHLAEAMAEAGLSPDSLKLKAGVFGAEPWTEEMRREIEDKLKIKAIDIYGLSEVIGPGVASECICQKGLHIFEDHFIPEIVDPQTLEVLPFGQMGELVFTCITKEALPLLRYRTRDLTVLNPEKCDCGRTIIRMKKCLGRSDDMLIIRGVNVFPSQIETVLLEMSETKPHYLLIVDRVNNLDVLEVWVEVEGQFFSDEIKKLEDLKKKIQHNIESTLGISALVKLVEPKTIERSEGKAKRVIDKRNIK is encoded by the coding sequence ATGATTTGGAACGAATATATTGAATGCATGGATCGGGAACGACTCGTCAAGCTGCAGGGTGAACGATTGTCCACAATGATAGAAAGACTCTACTATAATGTGCCATTCTATCGCCAAAAGTTTCAGAAAAGCGGAATCGAACCAGGGGATATAAAAAACGTAGATCAATTAAAAAACCTGCCTTTTACTACAAAGCAGGATTTGCGAGATAATTATCCCTTTGGTTTATTTGCTGTGCCGACATCGGAAATCGTGCGCGTCCATGCATCGAGCGGCACAACAGGGAAGCCGACAGTTGTGGGATATACGCGCAAAGATCTTGAAATTTGGTCTGAGGTCGTAGCCCGCACGCTCACTTCAGCCGGAGGCGGCAAGAACGATGTACTGCATATCGCGTATGGCTATGGTTTGTTCACCGGTGGATTAGGTATTCATTACGGTGCGGAGAAGATTGGTGCAACCGTTATTCCTGTTTCCGGCGGCAACACGCAGCGCCAACTGCAATTAATGCAAGATCTTGGTTCTACCATCCTCGCTTGTACACCATCCTATGCTCTCCATTTAGCCGAGGCGATGGCTGAAGCAGGTCTATCACCGGATTCGCTAAAACTTAAAGCTGGAGTGTTTGGAGCCGAACCGTGGACAGAAGAAATGCGCCGTGAAATTGAAGACAAATTGAAAATAAAAGCGATTGATATTTATGGATTGAGCGAAGTGATCGGACCGGGTGTTGCTTCTGAATGCATATGCCAAAAAGGATTACATATTTTTGAAGATCATTTTATTCCGGAGATTGTCGATCCGCAAACGCTCGAAGTGCTTCCCTTTGGTCAGATGGGAGAATTGGTATTCACCTGTATTACGAAAGAAGCGTTGCCGTTGCTCCGATATCGCACACGAGATCTTACAGTGCTGAATCCTGAAAAATGCGACTGTGGCCGCACTATCATACGGATGAAAAAATGTCTCGGCCGTTCCGACGATATGCTGATCATCAGAGGAGTAAATGTTTTTCCGTCTCAAATAGAAACGGTGCTGCTCGAAATGAGCGAAACCAAACCACATTACTTGCTGATTGTTGACAGGGTCAACAATCTTGATGTTCTGGAAGTATGGGTTGAAGTTGAGGGGCAATTCTTCTCTGATGAAATAAAAAAACTGGAAGATCTTAAGAAGAAAATTCAGCACAACATTGAATCAACGTTAGGTATCAGTGCCCTTGTAAAGCTCGTTGAACCAAAAACCATTGAACGCAGCGAAGGCAAAGCCAAACGAGTCATAGATAAACGAAATATAAAGTAG